From Pongo pygmaeus isolate AG05252 chromosome 1, NHGRI_mPonPyg2-v2.0_pri, whole genome shotgun sequence, one genomic window encodes:
- the P3H1 gene encoding prolyl 3-hydroxylase 1 isoform X1: MAARVLKLLTTLLALVAAASQAEVESEAGWGMVTPDLLFAEGTAAYARGDWPGVVLSMERALRSRAALRALRLRCRTQCAADLPWELDPDWSPSPAQASGAAALRDLSFFGGLLRRAACLRRCLGPPAAHSLSEEMELEFRKRSPYNYLQVAYFKINKLEKAVAAAHTFFVGNPEHMEMRQNLDYYQTMSGVKEADFKDLETQPHMQEFRLGVRLYSEEQPQEAVPHLEAALQEYFVAYEECRALCEGPYDYDGYNYLEYNADLFQAITDHYIQVLSCKQNCVTELASHPSREKPFEDFLPSHYNYLQFAYYNIGNYTQAVECAKTYLLFFPNDEVMNQNLAYYAAMLGEEHTRSIGPRESAKEYRQRSLLEKELLFFAYDVFGIPFVDPDSWTPEEVIPKRLQEKQKSERETAVRISQEIGNLMKEIETLVEEKTKESLDVSRLTREGGPLLYEGISLTMNSKLLNGSQRVVMDGVISDHECQELQRLTNVAATSGDGYRGQTSPHTPNEKFYGVTVFKALKLGQEGKVPLQSAHLYYNVTEKVRRIMESYFRLDTPLYFSYSHLVCRTAIEEVQAERKDDSHPVHVDNCILNAETLVCVKEPPAYTFRDYSAILYLNGDFDGGNFYFTELDAKTVTAEVQPQCGRAVGFSSGTENPHGVKAVTRGQRCAIALWFTLDPRHSERDRVQADDLVKMLFSPEEMDLSQEQPLDAQQGPPEPTPQSLSDSESKPKDEL; encoded by the exons ATGGCGGCACGCGTGTTGAAGCTGCTGACCACACTGCTGGCTCTCGTGGCCGCTGCCTCCCAAGCCGAGGTCGAGTCCGAGGCAGGATGGGGCATGGTGACGCCTGATCTGCTCTTCGCCGAGGGGACCGCAGCCTACGCGCGCGGGGACTGGCCCGGGGTGGTCCTGAGCATGGAACGGGCGCTGCGCTCCCGGGCAGCCCTCCGCGCCCTTCGCCTGCGCTGCCGCACCCAGTGTGCCGCCGACTTGCCGTGGGAGCTGGACCCCGACTGGTCCCCCAGCCCGGCCCAGGCCTCGGGCGCCGCCGCCCTGCGCGACCTGAGCTTCTTCGGGGGCCTCCTGCGCCGCGCCGCCTGCCTGCGCCGCTGCCTCGGGCCGCCCGCCGCCCACTCGCTTAGCGAAGAGATGGAGCTGGAGTTCCGCAAGCGGAGCCCCTACAATTACCTGCAGGTCGCCTACTTCAAG ATCAACAAGTTGGAGAAAGCTGTCGCCGCAGCACACACCTTCTTCGTGGGCAATCCTGAGCACATGGAAATGCGGCAGAACCTAGACTATTACCAAACCATGTCTGGAGTGAAGGAGGCCGACTTCAAGGATCTTGAGACTCAACCCCATATG CAAGAATTTCGACTGGGAGTGCGACTCTACTCAGAGGAACAGCCACAGGAAGCTGTGCCCCACCTAGAGGCGGCGCTGCAAGAATACTTTGTGGCCTATGAGGAGTGCCGTGCCCTCTGCGAGGGGCCCTATGACTACGATGGCTACAACTACCTTGAGTACAACGCTGACCTCTTCCAGGCCATCACAG ATCATTATATCCAGGTCCTCAGCTGTAAGCAGAACTGCGTCACCGAGCTTGCTTCCCACCCAAGTCGAGAGAAGCCCTTTGAAGACTTCCTCCCATCGCATTATAATTATCTGCAGTTTGCCTACTATAACA TTGGGAATTATACACAGGCTGTTGAATGTGCCAAGACCTATCTTCTCTTCTTCCCCAATGACGAGGTGATGAACCAAAATTTGGCCTATTATGCAGCTATGCTTGGAGAAGAACATACTAGATCCATAGGCCCCCGTGAG AGTGCCAAGGAGTACCGACAGCGAAGCCTACTGGAAAAAGAACTGCTTTTCTTCGCTTATGATGTTTTCGGAATTCCCTTTGTGGATCCG GATTCATGGACTCCAGAAGAAGTGATTCCCAAGAGATTGCAAGAGAAACAGAA GTCAGAACGGGAAACAGCCGTACGCATCTCCCAGGAGATTGGGAACCTTATGAAGGAAATCGAGACCCTTGTGGAAGAGAAGACCAAGGAGTCACTGGATGTGAGCAGACTGACCCGGGAAG GTGGCCCCCTGCTGTATGAAGGCATCAGTCTCACCATGAACTCCAAACTCCTGAATGGTTCCCAGCGGGTGGTGATGGATGGCGTAATCTCTGACCACGAGTGTCAGGAGCTGCAGAGACTGACCAAC GTGGCAGCAACCTCAGGAGATGGCTACCGGGGTCAGACCTCCCCACATACTCCCAATGAAAAGTTCTATGGTGTCACTGTCTTCAAAGCCCTCAAG CTGGGGCAAGAAGGCAAAGTTCCTCTGCAGAGTGCCCACCTGTACTACAACGTGACGGAGAAGGTGCGGCGCATCATGGAGTCCTACTTCCGCCTGGATACGCCCCTCTACTTTTCCTACTCTCATCTGGTGTGCCGCACTGCCATCGAAG AGGTCCAGGCAGAGAGGAAGGATGATAGTCATCCAGTCCACGTGGACAACTGCATCCTGAATGCCGAGACCCTCGTGTGTGTCAAAGAGCCCCCAGCCTACACCttccgggattacag CGCCATCCTTTACCTAAATGGGGACTTCGATGGCGGAAACTTTTACTTCACTGAACTGGATGCCAAAACCGTGACA GCAGAGGTGCAGCCTCAGTGTGGAAGAGCCGTGGGATTCTCTTCAGGCACTGAAAACCCACATGGAGTGAAGGCTGTCACCAGGGGGCAGCGCTGTGCCATCGCCCTGTGGTTCACCCTGGACCCTCGACACAGCGAGCGG GACAGGGTGCAGGCAGATGACCTGGTGAAGATGCTCTTCAGCCCAGAAGAGATGGACCTCTCCCAGGAGCAGCCCCTGGATGCCCAGCAGGGCCCCCCCGAACCTACACCACAGTCTCTCTCAGACAGTGAATCGAAGCCCAAGGATGAGCTATGA
- the P3H1 gene encoding prolyl 3-hydroxylase 1 isoform X2 encodes MAARVLKLLTTLLALVAAASQAEVESEAGWGMVTPDLLFAEGTAAYARGDWPGVVLSMERALRSRAALRALRLRCRTQCAADLPWELDPDWSPSPAQASGAAALRDLSFFGGLLRRAACLRRCLGPPAAHSLSEEMELEFRKRSPYNYLQVAYFKINKLEKAVAAAHTFFVGNPEHMEMRQNLDYYQTMSGVKEADFKDLETQPHMQEFRLGVRLYSEEQPQEAVPHLEAALQEYFVAYEECRALCEGPYDYDGYNYLEYNADLFQAITDHYIQVLSCKQNCVTELASHPSREKPFEDFLPSHYNYLQFAYYNIGNYTQAVECAKTYLLFFPNDEVMNQNLAYYAAMLGEEHTRSIGPRESAKEYRQRSLLEKELLFFAYDVFGIPFVDPDSWTPEEVIPKRLQEKQKSERETAVRISQEIGNLMKEIETLVEEKTKESLDVSRLTREGGPLLYEGISLTMNSKLLNGSQRVVMDGVISDHECQELQRLTNVAATSGDGYRGQTSPHTPNEKFYGVTVFKALKLGQEGKVPLQSAHLYYNVTEKVRRIMESYFRLDTPLYFSYSHLVCRTAIEGFILLLCVRRDFKPKREAGRQ; translated from the exons ATGGCGGCACGCGTGTTGAAGCTGCTGACCACACTGCTGGCTCTCGTGGCCGCTGCCTCCCAAGCCGAGGTCGAGTCCGAGGCAGGATGGGGCATGGTGACGCCTGATCTGCTCTTCGCCGAGGGGACCGCAGCCTACGCGCGCGGGGACTGGCCCGGGGTGGTCCTGAGCATGGAACGGGCGCTGCGCTCCCGGGCAGCCCTCCGCGCCCTTCGCCTGCGCTGCCGCACCCAGTGTGCCGCCGACTTGCCGTGGGAGCTGGACCCCGACTGGTCCCCCAGCCCGGCCCAGGCCTCGGGCGCCGCCGCCCTGCGCGACCTGAGCTTCTTCGGGGGCCTCCTGCGCCGCGCCGCCTGCCTGCGCCGCTGCCTCGGGCCGCCCGCCGCCCACTCGCTTAGCGAAGAGATGGAGCTGGAGTTCCGCAAGCGGAGCCCCTACAATTACCTGCAGGTCGCCTACTTCAAG ATCAACAAGTTGGAGAAAGCTGTCGCCGCAGCACACACCTTCTTCGTGGGCAATCCTGAGCACATGGAAATGCGGCAGAACCTAGACTATTACCAAACCATGTCTGGAGTGAAGGAGGCCGACTTCAAGGATCTTGAGACTCAACCCCATATG CAAGAATTTCGACTGGGAGTGCGACTCTACTCAGAGGAACAGCCACAGGAAGCTGTGCCCCACCTAGAGGCGGCGCTGCAAGAATACTTTGTGGCCTATGAGGAGTGCCGTGCCCTCTGCGAGGGGCCCTATGACTACGATGGCTACAACTACCTTGAGTACAACGCTGACCTCTTCCAGGCCATCACAG ATCATTATATCCAGGTCCTCAGCTGTAAGCAGAACTGCGTCACCGAGCTTGCTTCCCACCCAAGTCGAGAGAAGCCCTTTGAAGACTTCCTCCCATCGCATTATAATTATCTGCAGTTTGCCTACTATAACA TTGGGAATTATACACAGGCTGTTGAATGTGCCAAGACCTATCTTCTCTTCTTCCCCAATGACGAGGTGATGAACCAAAATTTGGCCTATTATGCAGCTATGCTTGGAGAAGAACATACTAGATCCATAGGCCCCCGTGAG AGTGCCAAGGAGTACCGACAGCGAAGCCTACTGGAAAAAGAACTGCTTTTCTTCGCTTATGATGTTTTCGGAATTCCCTTTGTGGATCCG GATTCATGGACTCCAGAAGAAGTGATTCCCAAGAGATTGCAAGAGAAACAGAA GTCAGAACGGGAAACAGCCGTACGCATCTCCCAGGAGATTGGGAACCTTATGAAGGAAATCGAGACCCTTGTGGAAGAGAAGACCAAGGAGTCACTGGATGTGAGCAGACTGACCCGGGAAG GTGGCCCCCTGCTGTATGAAGGCATCAGTCTCACCATGAACTCCAAACTCCTGAATGGTTCCCAGCGGGTGGTGATGGATGGCGTAATCTCTGACCACGAGTGTCAGGAGCTGCAGAGACTGACCAAC GTGGCAGCAACCTCAGGAGATGGCTACCGGGGTCAGACCTCCCCACATACTCCCAATGAAAAGTTCTATGGTGTCACTGTCTTCAAAGCCCTCAAG CTGGGGCAAGAAGGCAAAGTTCCTCTGCAGAGTGCCCACCTGTACTACAACGTGACGGAGAAGGTGCGGCGCATCATGGAGTCCTACTTCCGCCTGGATACGCCCCTCTACTTTTCCTACTCTCATCTGGTGTGCCGCACTGCCATCGAAG GATTCATTTTGCTGCTGTGTGTGCGGAGAGATTTCAAACCAAAAAGGGAAGCTGGTCGGCAATGA
- the CLDN19 gene encoding claudin-19 gives MANSGLQLLGYFLALGGWVGIIASTALPQWKQSSYAGDAIITAVGLYEGLWMSCASQSTGQVQCKLYDSLLALDGHIQSARALMVVAVLLGFVAMVLSVVGMKCTRVGDSNPIAKGRVAIAGGALFILAGLCTLTAVSWYATLVTQEFFNPSTPVNARYEFGPALFVGWASAGLAVLGGSFLCCTCPEPERPNSSPQPYRPGPSAAAREPVVKLPASAKGPLGV, from the exons ATGGCCAACTcaggcctccagctcctgggctacTTCTTGGCCCTGGGTGGCTGGGTGGGCATCATTGCTAGCACTGCCCTGCCGCAGTGGAAGCAGTCTTCCTATGCCGGCGACGCCATCATCACTGCCGTGGGCCTCTATGAAGGGCTCTGGATGTCCTGCGCCTCCCAGAGCACCGGGCAAGTGCAGTGCAAGCTCTACGACTCGCTGCTCGCCCTGGACG GTCACATCCAATCAGCGCGGGCCCTGATGGTGGTGGCCGTGCTCCTGGGCTTTGTGGCCATGGTCCTCAGCGTAGTTGGCATGAAGTGTACACGGGTGGGAGACAGCAACCCCATTGCCAAGGGCCGTGTCGCCATCGCCGGGGGAGCTCTCTTCATCCTGGCAG GCCTCTGCACTTTGACTGCCGTCTCGTGGTATGCCACCCTGGTGACCCAGGAGTTCTTCAACCCAAGCACACCTGTCAATGCCAG GTATGAATTTGGCCCAGCCCTGTTCGTGGGCTGGGCCTCAGCTGGCCTGGCCGTGCTGGGCGGCTCCTTCCTCTGCTGCACGTGCCCGGAGCCAGAGAGACCCAACAGCAGCCCGCAGCCCTATCGGCCTGGACCCTCTGCTGCTGCCCGAGA ACCAGTTGTTAAATTGCCCGCCTCCGCCAAGGGCCCCCTGGGTGTGTAA
- the C1H1orf50 gene encoding uncharacterized protein C1orf50 homolog has translation MEDAAAPGRTEGVLERQGAPPAAGQGGALVELTPTPGGLALVSPYHTHRAGDPLDLVALAEQVQKADEFIRANATNKLTVIAEQIQHLQEQAKKVLEDAHRDANLHHVACNIVKKPGNIYYLYKRESGQQYFSIISPKEWGTSCPHDFLGAYKLQHDLSWTPYEDIEKQDAKIGMMDTLLSQSVALPPCTEPNFQGLTH, from the exons ATGGAGGACGCCGCCGCGCCGGGGCGGACCGAGGGGGTCCTTGAAAGGCAAGGAGCGCCGCCAGCTGCAGGCCAGGGAG GAGCCCTGGTGGAGCTCACCCCGACTCCCGGCGGCCTGGCCCTGGTGAGCCCCTACCACACCCACCGGGCCGGGGACCCCTTAGACCTCGTGGCGCTCGCAGAGCAGGTGCAGAAG GCTGATGAATTCATCCGAGCAAATGCCACCAACAAGCTGACAGTCATAGCTGAGCAAATCCAACATTTGCAAGAACAAGCCAAGAAG GTACTGGAAGATGCTCACAGAGATGCCAACCTGCACCATGTAGCTTGTAATATAGTGAAAAAACCTGGCAACATTTACTACCTCTATAAACGGGAGAGTGGTCAGCAGTATTTTTCCATCATTTCTCCAAAG GAATGGGGGACAAGTTGTCCACATGACTTCCTTGGTGCCTACAAACTACAACATGACTTGTCCTGGACTCCGTATGAGGACATTGAGAAGCAAGATGCTAAAATCGGCATGATGGACACGTTGCTAAGCCAGTCAGTGGCCCTGCCTCCATGCACTGAACCCAACTTCCAGGGACTGACTCACTGA